The following coding sequences are from one Lolium rigidum isolate FL_2022 chromosome 6, APGP_CSIRO_Lrig_0.1, whole genome shotgun sequence window:
- the LOC124663822 gene encoding uncharacterized protein LOC124663822: MPGGWWRPRDGGVVPVPARHRGICICNLVAALLVLRSLIPSFGPAPERLEDVRYTEEQIRRVEESIRICREAEPVQLVQAVKKLRKVFARVEKRRKELPLELKLKI, encoded by the exons ATGCCGGGG GGATGGTGGCGGCCGCGCGACGGCGGGGTGGTTCCCGTACCGGCGCGTCACCGTGGCATCTGCATCTGCAACCTCGTCGCCGCGCTGCTCGTGCTCCGCTCTCTCATCCCCTCCTTCGGCCCCGCGCCCGAGCGGCTTGAGGACGTGCGGTACACGGAGGAGCAGATTAGGAGGGTGGAGGAGTCGATCCGGATTTGCCGCGAAGCGGAGCCCGTCCAGCTTGTGCAGGCG GTGAAGAAGCTGCGGAAGGTTTTTGCGCGGGTGGAGAAAAGGCGGAAGGAGCTGCCGCTGGAGCTGAAACTGAAG ATATAA